Proteins encoded by one window of Pristiophorus japonicus isolate sPriJap1 chromosome 17, sPriJap1.hap1, whole genome shotgun sequence:
- the bloc1s6 gene encoding biogenesis of lysosome-related organelles complex 1 subunit 6: MDSESCGELTVANQETVQKLTEGLISHYLPDLQQSKSALQELTQNQVVLLDTLEQEIAKFRECHLVLDINALFTEAKCYYNKLLNIRKEMMTLHEKTSKLKRRALKLQQQRRKDELEREQRREKELERERQLIAKPAKLS; this comes from the exons ATGGATTCTGAGAGCTGTGGCGAGTTAACGGTTGCGAATCAGGAGACTGTACAGAAACTGACCGAGGGACTGATCTCTCATTACCTCCCGGACCTTCAGCAATCCAAATCTGCCCTCCAGGAACTCAC ACAGAACCAAGTGGTCCTGTTGGATACCCTGGAACAGGAGATTGCCAAGTTCCGCGAGTGTCATTTGGTGCTGGATATCAATGCGCTT TTCACAGAAGCGAAATGTTACTACAATAAGCTGCTTAACATTCGCAAGGAAATGATGACATTGCACGAAAAGACAAGTAAACTAAAG AGACGAGCTTTAAAGCTTCAGCAGCAGCGGCGGAAGGACGAGCTGGAGCGGGAGCAGCGACGGGAGAAGGAGCTGGAGCGGGAGCGGCAGCTCATCGCCAAACCTGCCAAGCTGTCCTAG